The Candidatus Delongbacteria bacterium region TTAATGAAAATTTATCAAACTCTAATTCAGTAATTTCACTTTGACTTCCGACATAGGAATCTTCCATCATCTGTAGAATTTCAACAAGCTCCATTCCATAAGGGTATAGGTTTTTTAATGTACGATCAGTACCAATATAGGCAAAAGCCGAATTGAAATCTGAATAATATGCTCCCAGATTGTTCATATCAGAGTAAGGGAAATAAGATTCATGCATTACTGAAAATTGTCTAATTATTTCAGGATCGTTATAATTATTGCATGCACCGTATATCGCAATGTCATCAGTAAATGGAAAATTTGATCTAGCATAAAGAAGATTTAAAGCCTCCGGCTTCATACACATAGACCCTCAAGAGAAAGTTATATCAAAGAAATAAATAATTACAGGTTTACCAGAATCTAAAATACTGTAAAGCTGTACTTTCTCTGTAGAGATGTTATTATTTTCATCCCATTTCATTGTCTCAAATTCTAAATTTGGGATTTCGTCACCAATCTGGTAGGCACTCAGTAAGGCAACAAATGCGAAAATCAGAAGTGATATTTTTTTCAAGGTCTCTCCTTTTTTAATTACTACAAAAATAGTTAACATTTTTAAAGGAGTCAAAGAATAATGATCTGAAGTACCAAAAATACCCAAGATAAAATTATAGAATTTATTATTTATAATATGATTAAATTTTATTATAATGATCTAATCAAAATGGAGTTATAATGAGATTATCAGAAATTTCTGAATTACTAGGTACGGTTCTGGAGGGTAACCCTGATCTTGAAATTGCAAGATTGAATAAAATTGAAGATGCTTTAAATAATGAAATTTCTTTTCTTCACAATGAAAAATACTTTCCTCAGATCGATACTACAGAGGCTGGAGCTGTGATTGTTCCATCTAATTTCAAAACAGATAGAGACATATCCTTGCTTAAAGCTGAGAATCCTTACGCTACTTTTACAAAACTTCTAATTTTTATGAACCCAGAGAAACCGCTGGTAAAATCAGGGATCAATAAATTAACAGAAATAGATAATAGTGTTCAAATAGATGAAAATCCTGCAATAGGAGCTTTTGTCTCTATTGGCGAAAATACAAGAATTGGCAAAAATGTCGTCATAATGTCTAATGTTTCAATTGATAGAGATGTTACTATTGGTGATAATGTTTTGATATATTCAAATGTTTCAATTAGAAATGGAAGTGTCATTGGGAATAATGTTATATTGCAGAATAATTGTGTAATTGGTAGTGATGGTTTTGGATTTGCGATGCAAAATGATTCTCAATATGGCAAAATACCTCAAGTCGGTATCGTCATTTTAGAGGATAATGTGGAAATAGGTGCAAATACTGTTGTTGATAGAGCTACACTCGGGTCTACAATAATTTCAAAAGGAACAAAATTAGACAATTTGATACAAGTTGCTCATAATGTGAAAATCGGTAGTAACACGGTGATTGCCGCACAAACAGGGATATCGGGATCTACTAAAATCGGAAACAATTGTATGATTGGAGGACAAGTAGGCTTCGTTGGTCATATTACAGTTGGTAACAATGTTATGATAGGAGCTCAGGCAGGAGTTAATGGAAACGTTAAGGAGGGAAGTGTCGTTACCGGCACTCCAGTTAGAGATATGACAAAACAGAGAAAGATTGACGCTTCACTTTCTAGAGTTCCGGATATGATTTATGATATAAAAGACCTGAAAAAAGCAGTAAAAGCGTTGGAAGAAAAAAGTAATTAAATTTTAAGTTCCATCTAGATTCAGATGATTTTTTCATAAAAATTGAAATTAAAAAGGGTAGAAACAAATCTACCCTTTAGCTGTTTAAACAATCGATTTAATATTCTAAAGTTACTCTAACTTCAGGATTTCTACTCAAAGAACCCATATGTTCACAATAAGATTGGAATACTTCTGCATCGACATTACCAGAATCATAATAGTAAGAATTGTTAGCAAATGATGCATAACCATCACCACCAGTACCAATGAAAGCATTAGTAACGATTCTATAAGTATGAAGTGGGTCGTAATCTGTCCAACCTGAATTATCTGAACCTATTTCAAGAGATATAATTCTTTCACCTGCTGCATTGCTAGCTTTTGCAGTAAATTTACATCCTGCTACATAAGGAAAAGCTCCAGTACCTTTAGTTCCAATTGCCCCTTCGATTGCTTCTTCAAGCACATTTTTAAGGTCAGATCCTTTGATATCAAGGATTGCTAATGTATTTCCAAAAGGCATAAGCTCATAAACTCTACCAACTGTTAAATCTCCACTTTCAATATCAACCCTTACACCACCAGCATTTTGGATTGCTATATCAGCGTTATAACCAAAATCATTTGCTTTCCAAAGCATTCCATCACATACAATTGGAGCTATATAAGAACCGTGCTCCAATAGACCCGCTGTTGGGTGTTCTGTTCCAGGAACTCTAACATGCCATAGATCTTCATTAACATCAGCAACTTTTACCTCATATAATTGCTGAATAGGTTCTTTTAACTCAGCAATTCTTGAAGCCATTGTAGCATCTTCAGCAATCATCACAAGGTCAGCATTTTCATTAACAATTGATGTTATAGAATTCCAAATTGAGTCATTAACAGCAACGTAAGTGCCTTCACTATTTTTTTGAGTATAATCAGTTTGAATATCAGACATCAGTAACAAAGATTTTCCATTATAAGTTTTAATTTTACCATCTTCATCAAAAGTAATATCTAAAACTCCAAGCACTTTAGCCCATTCCCAAGAAGTCACATAAAGTGTTTTAACACCATCATGATCAAAAACCATTGGGTATGCTGATTCATTAGTTAATCCTGCCGCTGAATGATCTCCCATAAGATAATGGTCATGTCCACCAACTATAACATCAATATCAGAAACTGATTCTGCAATTTCAATATCTGTATCGTATCCAGCATGTGAAAGAACAACTATTTTATTTATTCCCTGATTTTTTAACTCAGCAACTGCGTTTTCAACTGCTGTTTTTTCATTTGAAAATTGAAGATTACCTGGAGATGAAATTGTAGGAGTTTCTACTGTTGTAATACCAATTACACCAATTTTACCTCCATCCTTTTCAATTATTTTGTAAGGAGATACTTTACTTTGTAGAGCAGGTTCAGAGCTAAAGTTGATATTAGCTGAAACAAAATCGAAATTTCCAACAGTACTATTTACAAAATTTGTTAGAGTTTGATTTGCATCATCAAACTCGTGATTTCCAAGAGTCATTACATCAAGTCCCATATCACCAAAAAGTTCTTTCGATTCAATACCTTTGTATTGAGTAAAGAACAAAGTACCCTGAAACATATCCCCAGCGTGAAGAAACAGTAGATTTTTATCATTTCTTAGTAATGTAATCTCTGATGCTAGTTTTGCGAAACCACCAACTTTAACTTTTGTAGTTGTTGTACCATCAAACTTTAGAGAAACTTCTGTAGGTTCAACATGTGCATGAGTATCACTCACATGAGCAATAGTAAGTTTATAATCTTTTGCTTTGTCACTGTCACTGTCTGAACATCCAAAAGCAAATGCTAAAATCAAAGCAGTGAAGATCATTTTTAAGATTTTGTTAAATTTCATAATATACCTTTCATTTTTTTGCTAAATTAGAATAGTTATTTTGCAGAATTATAAAGATAATGTTGAAAAATTGTAAAGATTTTAAAATTTGATAAATAAACAATAAAAATTGTAATTAAATTCATAACTTACATTTCTAATTTCATTTTCAATAGTTATAACACCATACTACCAAAGGTATCTTTCGCCGGCTTAGGCTTATCCTTGCGATGCAAGGTAATTGCCGGTTCAAATGCTTAGCATTTGAGTGGTAAAGTAACGATACTGCTCTCAAGTCCCCTTTTAGGTGTTCTTTTGGTTTTGATTAAACTTTTACAAAAGTTCAGCCTTTTTATTCACCTTTTTAGCAAAATGGTGATTTCAATTTCCAGCAATGAAGTTGCTGGATTCTTCTCTTTGATATCTAAATGATAAGCTTTCATCAATGCAATATATTTAGCAATCTATAGAATTTCTTTTAATACTACTTTTGGGGACAAAAGTAATCTGAAAAAAATGCTATTTAAAATTGAGAACTCGTCTTAATTTTGGTAATTTAGCATTAGAAATTTGAACTAGAAAATCTAAGTGATATATAAAAAGCCGGTCATTTAACCGGCTTTAAAAACTTTGATTTCTTTAAGATTACTTTATCAAACTGTCAATCCACCAGACGAGATTTTCTTCAAGATTTTCAGAAAAACCTTTTTCTTCGTAGACAATGTTACCATCCTGATCTATTACACATATGTATGGTATACCACTGATACCATACTGTTGTGTAAGTTCATTATTACCATATAGTAGTTCCATTGCATAATTATTATCTGTCATGAATTTAGGTGCTTTAGTTTTTGCTCCTTCTTCCCATACATTTATTGAGAAGACTCTTACATTTTCAGGCTTAGATGTTTTTATCCATTTATCAATCACAGGCATAGCCATTCTACAAGGATTACACCATGTTGCCCAAAAATCAAGAACGAGTACTTTTCCCTTTAGGTCAGCAAGACTGATAGTATTTCCGTTTACATCTTCTAGTGACCAAATAGGAGCTGGTTTAGAGAACTTAGACGCCAATACTTCTTTTCTTCTGTCTGCAGCTCCCTTTTCTCTGTTTAATTTTACTTGCTCAGAAAATTTAGACCATTTCTCATCAGACTTGATTGAATCAAAATCTTTATCTTCCAAAGATTTTACAGAATCAAATCCTCTATCAGCTGCAAGGAACAAATATTTGAAAATATTTTCATTATCTTTTTTGAATGAATACATCCTTGCTATCTCAACAGGAATTTCTTTATCGGTTTCAGAGTCATTTTTTATTAAAAAATTCACTGCAGCATCATACATTTTAGAATCAACATAGATTGATGATGTATAGTAAACCATTAATGGTTTTCTATCAGCCTCTTCATATCTTCCACCTTGGATACTTTGCTCCACAAAATCTGAAATAATACTTTCAACTTTCTCAGTATTTCCCATTCTTGCTTGAAGTTTTGCCTGTGAAAAAATTCCAGCCCATCTCTTATTTTCTGTAATACCTTTATTTAGTAGTTCTTCAGCTTTATCGAAAATACCTTTTTGGAGAAGAGCATTAAAATAGATTTCATCAGCATCACCTGTTTCTTTGGAAATCTCATAGAACTTTTCTATTAAAGTATAATCCTTTTCAAAATCAACCAAATAGCTATCGTCTCCTCTAAAAAGCGTCATACTGTAAACCGAAGCTAAAAGCTTATATCCATAAGTAAAATTTGAATCCAGTGATATTGCTTTTCTTGCTAGATCAAGCTGAGTTTTAGGATCTTCTGTTATTCTACCCAAAAAGTAAGCATTTTCAGCAGTTTCTGTTGTTTTAAAAAGATTGGCATAATAAGCCAATGCTTCTGTGCTGTTGGATTCAGCCCATTTTGACTGTATTTCTCTTCTAGAATCTATATCGGTAGCTTTGTTGAATTCTTTTAGGTAAGTGCTATCAGTTATAGCAATTGTGTTTTCTTTGACTTTTTCAGTTCCCTTACTGCAAGAGATTGAAAACATTGATGCAGATATCGAAATTAGTATCAACATCGTAATAACCAGTTTTTTCATCGTTTCCCCTTTTTGATATTTTAATGAAAGTTAAGTTATATGTTTGAACTATCAAGTAAAATAAAATTACTTTTTATGATTTTTTCGTTGCTCAGGAACTTCAAACAAATCATATTGTATAATACGATAATGTTCGTACTATAAGAGGAAGACTTATGAAAGTAAAACCAACTTCAAAAGAATTAGAAATCC contains the following coding sequences:
- a CDS encoding TlpA family protein disulfide reductase translates to MKKLVITMLILISISASMFSISCSKGTEKVKENTIAITDSTYLKEFNKATDIDSRREIQSKWAESNSTEALAYYANLFKTTETAENAYFLGRITEDPKTQLDLARKAISLDSNFTYGYKLLASVYSMTLFRGDDSYLVDFEKDYTLIEKFYEISKETGDADEIYFNALLQKGIFDKAEELLNKGITENKRWAGIFSQAKLQARMGNTEKVESIISDFVEQSIQGGRYEEADRKPLMVYYTSSIYVDSKMYDAAVNFLIKNDSETDKEIPVEIARMYSFKKDNENIFKYLFLAADRGFDSVKSLEDKDFDSIKSDEKWSKFSEQVKLNREKGAADRRKEVLASKFSKPAPIWSLEDVNGNTISLADLKGKVLVLDFWATWCNPCRMAMPVIDKWIKTSKPENVRVFSINVWEEGAKTKAPKFMTDNNYAMELLYGNNELTQQYGISGIPYICVIDQDGNIVYEEKGFSENLEENLVWWIDSLIK
- the lpxD gene encoding UDP-3-O-(3-hydroxymyristoyl)glucosamine N-acyltransferase, whose product is MRLSEISELLGTVLEGNPDLEIARLNKIEDALNNEISFLHNEKYFPQIDTTEAGAVIVPSNFKTDRDISLLKAENPYATFTKLLIFMNPEKPLVKSGINKLTEIDNSVQIDENPAIGAFVSIGENTRIGKNVVIMSNVSIDRDVTIGDNVLIYSNVSIRNGSVIGNNVILQNNCVIGSDGFGFAMQNDSQYGKIPQVGIVILEDNVEIGANTVVDRATLGSTIISKGTKLDNLIQVAHNVKIGSNTVIAAQTGISGSTKIGNNCMIGGQVGFVGHITVGNNVMIGAQAGVNGNVKEGSVVTGTPVRDMTKQRKIDASLSRVPDMIYDIKDLKKAVKALEEKSN
- a CDS encoding bifunctional metallophosphatase/5'-nucleotidase, whose protein sequence is MKFNKILKMIFTALILAFAFGCSDSDSDKAKDYKLTIAHVSDTHAHVEPTEVSLKFDGTTTTKVKVGGFAKLASEITLLRNDKNLLFLHAGDMFQGTLFFTQYKGIESKELFGDMGLDVMTLGNHEFDDANQTLTNFVNSTVGNFDFVSANINFSSEPALQSKVSPYKIIEKDGGKIGVIGITTVETPTISSPGNLQFSNEKTAVENAVAELKNQGINKIVVLSHAGYDTDIEIAESVSDIDVIVGGHDHYLMGDHSAAGLTNESAYPMVFDHDGVKTLYVTSWEWAKVLGVLDITFDEDGKIKTYNGKSLLLMSDIQTDYTQKNSEGTYVAVNDSIWNSITSIVNENADLVMIAEDATMASRIAELKEPIQQLYEVKVADVNEDLWHVRVPGTEHPTAGLLEHGSYIAPIVCDGMLWKANDFGYNADIAIQNAGGVRVDIESGDLTVGRVYELMPFGNTLAILDIKGSDLKNVLEEAIEGAIGTKGTGAFPYVAGCKFTAKASNAAGERIISLEIGSDNSGWTDYDPLHTYRIVTNAFIGTGGDGYASFANNSYYYDSGNVDAEVFQSYCEHMGSLSRNPEVRVTLEY